In Streptomyces sp. SID8374, one genomic interval encodes:
- a CDS encoding serine/threonine-protein kinase: MDRSQGTAAGLVLAGRYRLGEVLGRGGMGKVWRAHDEVLHRTVAVKELTAGLYVAEADRLVLHARTQKEARAAARITHPGVVTVHDVIEYDKRPWIVMQYVDGPSLADEAKEKGDIAPREAARIGLHVLSALRAAHGAGVLHRDVKPGNVLLARDGQVLLTDFGIAAIEGDSTITRTGELVGSIDYLAPERVRGGDPGPASDLWSLGATLYTAVEGRSPFRRTSPISTMQAVVTDEPPAPVNAGPLGPVITALLRKDPAERPSAAETEQMLLDAMEGREPRSAQAHVPTQRVVEEERFAYASADGSTARLPGTAPSTPAPTTPVTGYTSAPVTRRAGSGRWSTVLVVVVAAAVLGSAAGLAAMKYGQGASADGRTTTSTAPTTPSAPRTTPAPSGTAPAQGTPEIPDGWHRVDDPAGFSLVVPKDWTRQVNDGQIDYTPDDGAHRIRISVDPDPDFDHPYLHMQNMEEQLADRLPGYQRIRLEKNTFRDRPGSLWEFTWHETKDHAGPRHGIDQMYYGGPGGPEYALYLTAPQEGWADSREKFDIMLRSWRAPGAQN, from the coding sequence GTGGATCGATCACAGGGCACGGCTGCGGGTCTGGTGCTGGCGGGGCGGTACCGGCTGGGCGAGGTGCTGGGCCGCGGGGGCATGGGCAAGGTGTGGCGCGCCCATGACGAGGTGCTGCACCGCACAGTCGCCGTCAAGGAGTTGACCGCCGGGCTGTACGTCGCCGAGGCCGACCGGCTCGTGCTGCACGCCCGCACCCAGAAGGAGGCGCGCGCCGCCGCCCGTATCACCCACCCCGGCGTCGTCACCGTCCACGACGTGATCGAGTACGACAAGCGCCCCTGGATCGTCATGCAGTACGTCGACGGGCCCTCGCTCGCCGACGAGGCCAAGGAGAAGGGCGACATCGCCCCGCGTGAGGCCGCCCGTATCGGCCTCCACGTCCTGAGCGCCCTGCGCGCCGCCCACGGGGCCGGGGTGCTGCACCGCGACGTCAAGCCCGGCAACGTCCTGCTGGCCCGCGACGGGCAGGTGCTCCTCACCGACTTCGGGATCGCCGCGATCGAGGGCGACTCCACGATCACGCGGACCGGTGAACTGGTCGGCTCCATCGACTATCTGGCGCCCGAACGGGTACGCGGCGGCGACCCCGGCCCCGCCTCCGACCTCTGGTCGCTCGGCGCGACGCTGTACACGGCGGTGGAGGGGCGCTCGCCGTTCCGCCGTACGTCCCCGATCTCCACCATGCAGGCCGTCGTCACCGACGAACCGCCCGCACCCGTCAACGCCGGTCCCCTCGGACCCGTCATCACCGCGCTGCTCCGCAAGGACCCGGCCGAACGCCCTTCGGCCGCCGAGACCGAGCAGATGCTGCTGGACGCCATGGAGGGCCGCGAGCCGCGCTCGGCGCAGGCGCATGTGCCGACCCAACGCGTCGTGGAGGAGGAGAGGTTCGCGTACGCGAGCGCGGACGGCTCCACGGCCCGGCTCCCCGGAACGGCCCCCTCCACCCCCGCCCCGACCACCCCCGTCACGGGTTACACCTCCGCCCCCGTCACCCGGCGCGCCGGCTCCGGACGCTGGAGCACGGTCCTCGTCGTGGTCGTCGCGGCGGCGGTCCTCGGGAGCGCGGCCGGGCTCGCCGCGATGAAGTACGGGCAGGGCGCGTCGGCCGACGGCCGGACGACCACGTCCACCGCCCCCACCACCCCCTCCGCCCCGCGGACCACTCCGGCGCCCTCCGGCACCGCTCCCGCCCAGGGCACGCCGGAGATACCCGACGGCTGGCACCGGGTCGACGACCCCGCCGGGTTCAGCCTCGTCGTCCCGAAGGACTGGACGCGCCAGGTGAACGACGGGCAGATCGACTACACCCCGGACGACGGGGCCCACCGCATCCGGATCAGCGTCGACCCGGACCCGGACTTCGACCATCCGTATCTGCACATGCAGAACATGGAGGAGCAGCTGGCCGACCGGCTGCCGGGCTACCAGCGGATCAGGCTGGAGAAGAACACCTTCCGCGACCGGCCGGGCTCGCTCTGGGAGTTCACCTGGCACGAGACCAAGGACCACGCGGGGCCCCGGCACGGGATCGACCAGATGTACTACGGCGGGCCCGGCGGCCCCGAGTACGCGCTGTACCTGACCGCGCCGCAGGAGGGCTGGGCGGACAGCCGCGAGAAGTTCGACATCATGCTGCGCAGCTGGCGGGCGCCGGGCGCGCAGAACTGA
- a CDS encoding serine/threonine-protein kinase, with protein sequence MSEAEQAREPQGDKNGRLLAGRYRLGGVLGRGGMGTVWRAEDETLGRTVAVKELRFPSAIDEDEKRRLITRTLREAKAIARIRNNGAVTVYDVVDEDDRPWIVMELIEGKSLAEAIREDGTLTPRRAAEVGLAILDVLRSAHREGILHRDVKPSNVLIAEDGRVVLTDFGIAQVEGDPSVTSTGMLVGAPSYISPERARGHKPGPPADLWSLGGLLYASVEGCPPYDKGSAIATLTAVMTEPLDPPKNAGPLTEVIYGLLARDPDQRLDDAGARALLNKVINAPVVPPADSTQVMALPTVPDAELGAGKAAKTAKSPKLTKQPGASGETGEGARDRLRGALRSVRGAKAASGVAAGAAGAAALSASPAAASPATGSPAAPPKPATPPGTPGTSGASAASGTSGASGTSGGKAATASPSGPGVTTALASGPTSAGKPAGAGAASGAAVPPQRPPTSPAATRASITDVVPRRTLAIIAAVVVLAILGTVLALTLGGGDDKANAGEGKGDTAASAGAAAGGSEGEGDDKGSGSEGGQKEGQGTEEGKAPEDPTGDPSGDDPKTDDPAGDDSKTDDPGGALPAGYKPVTDDRFHFTMAMPGTFKRTAIAGANSGGIYNAERGGFPRVQVDFNSSPKDDAAAAWRGAVASAKVLSDNYKHVSIEKVEYNGYPTVADWTFERSHNGVRVRVLNRGFKVDAQRGYSIMISCKVDEWDGDECRTLRETAFATFTPTK encoded by the coding sequence ATGTCGGAGGCGGAGCAGGCACGGGAGCCCCAAGGGGACAAGAACGGTCGTCTCCTCGCGGGGCGCTACCGGCTCGGGGGAGTGCTCGGCCGGGGCGGCATGGGTACGGTCTGGCGCGCCGAGGACGAGACGCTCGGCCGCACGGTGGCGGTGAAGGAACTCCGGTTCCCCTCCGCCATCGACGAGGACGAGAAGCGCCGGCTGATCACGCGCACCCTGCGCGAGGCGAAGGCGATCGCACGGATCCGCAACAACGGCGCGGTGACCGTCTACGACGTGGTCGACGAGGACGACCGCCCGTGGATCGTGATGGAGCTGATCGAGGGCAAGTCGCTCGCCGAAGCGATCCGCGAGGACGGCACCCTGACGCCCCGGCGGGCCGCCGAGGTCGGGCTCGCCATCCTCGACGTGCTGCGCTCGGCGCACCGCGAGGGCATCCTGCACCGCGATGTGAAGCCGTCCAACGTGCTGATCGCCGAGGACGGCCGCGTCGTGCTCACCGACTTCGGCATCGCCCAGGTGGAGGGCGACCCCTCGGTCACCTCCACCGGCATGCTCGTCGGCGCCCCCTCGTACATCTCGCCGGAGCGGGCCCGTGGCCACAAGCCGGGACCGCCCGCCGACCTGTGGTCGCTCGGCGGACTGCTGTACGCGAGCGTGGAGGGCTGCCCGCCGTACGACAAGGGCTCGGCCATCGCCACGCTGACGGCCGTGATGACCGAGCCGCTGGACCCGCCGAAGAACGCGGGCCCGCTGACCGAGGTCATCTACGGGCTCCTCGCCCGCGACCCCGACCAGCGCCTCGACGACGCCGGAGCGCGGGCGCTGCTCAACAAGGTGATCAACGCTCCTGTCGTCCCGCCCGCCGACTCCACCCAGGTCATGGCCCTGCCGACGGTCCCCGACGCCGAACTCGGCGCCGGCAAGGCCGCGAAGACGGCGAAGTCCCCCAAGCTGACGAAGCAGCCGGGTGCGTCGGGCGAGACCGGTGAGGGCGCGCGCGACCGGCTGCGCGGAGCGCTGCGTTCCGTACGCGGCGCGAAGGCGGCCTCCGGTGTCGCGGCGGGCGCGGCCGGTGCGGCGGCGCTCTCCGCTTCCCCGGCCGCGGCCTCCCCGGCGACCGGCTCCCCGGCCGCCCCGCCCAAGCCCGCCACGCCTCCCGGCACGCCGGGCACTTCGGGCGCTTCCGCTGCCTCCGGTACTTCTGGAGCTTCCGGTACTTCCGGTGGGAAGGCCGCGACCGCCTCGCCGTCCGGGCCCGGGGTCACCACCGCCCTGGCCTCCGGCCCGACGTCCGCAGGCAAGCCGGCCGGTGCCGGGGCCGCCTCGGGCGCGGCCGTACCCCCGCAGCGCCCGCCGACCTCACCGGCCGCCACCCGCGCCTCGATCACCGATGTCGTGCCGCGCCGCACGCTCGCGATCATCGCGGCCGTCGTCGTGCTGGCGATCCTCGGCACCGTTCTGGCCCTCACCCTGGGCGGCGGTGACGACAAGGCCAACGCCGGTGAGGGCAAGGGCGACACGGCGGCCTCCGCCGGAGCCGCGGCGGGCGGGTCCGAGGGCGAGGGCGACGACAAGGGCAGCGGTTCGGAGGGCGGCCAGAAGGAAGGCCAGGGCACCGAGGAGGGCAAGGCGCCCGAGGACCCGACCGGCGACCCGTCGGGCGACGACCCGAAGACGGACGACCCCGCAGGCGACGACTCGAAGACGGATGACCCGGGCGGCGCGCTGCCCGCCGGGTACAAGCCGGTCACCGACGACCGGTTCCACTTCACCATGGCGATGCCGGGCACCTTCAAGCGCACGGCCATAGCGGGCGCCAACTCCGGCGGCATCTACAACGCCGAGCGCGGCGGCTTCCCCCGGGTCCAGGTCGACTTCAACAGCTCGCCCAAGGACGACGCGGCCGCCGCCTGGCGCGGGGCCGTCGCCAGCGCCAAGGTCCTCAGCGACAACTACAAGCACGTGAGCATAGAGAAGGTCGAGTACAACGGGTATCCGACCGTCGCCGACTGGACGTTCGAGCGCAGCCACAACGGCGTCCGGGTCCGGGTGCTCAACCGCGGCTTCAAGGTCGACGCCCAGCGCGGCTACTCGATCATGATCAGCTGCAAGGTGGACGAGTGGGACGGCGACGAGTGCCGCACGCTGCGCGAGACGGCGTTCGCCACCTTCACACCCACGAAGTAG
- a CDS encoding serine/threonine-protein kinase: MSHDGGRANEPTSYELQPPRTPPPAAGPPAPPPPADAPSPPSTPPAPVPAPTVPATALDGAANRVVGGRYRLLARLGHGGMGTVWRAHDQVVDREVAVKEPRVPDHLGEREHATAHRRMQVEARSAARIDHPSVVTIHDVVVEDGRPWIVMELVRGQSLGDRLREGILDTREAARIGLAVLDALAAAHNAGVLHRDVKPDNVLLGTADRVVLTDFGIAQVEGEQRLTETGAFVGSPEYISPERVLGQHPGPASDLWSLGVVLYAAVEGMSPYRRSNTPATLQAVLSAEPQMPARATGAFGPLVMRLLRKDPAARPTAAEVRQVLQEIAAPARATEAFAVKEGGSKWVPPVLHRNRAAQFGLAGGALAVVLALVLVLVNPFAGDGPPEGWQIRPENEVLSADVAVPEEYKRVQEDGGELVWYADPSGVFEIDFWHRTLKSEDSSDSDNPGPDAAARKTYYEKGGADTTQMEDASVTYKKVTHQGRDAVEMITDYIPYASSSDDDPVRYRFHELLIPGKGPADPYWHVRVRMPAKGQAVKDGAKIFAEVTDGLKIHDS; the protein is encoded by the coding sequence ATGAGCCATGACGGGGGACGGGCGAACGAGCCCACCAGCTACGAACTCCAGCCGCCGCGCACACCGCCGCCCGCCGCCGGCCCCCCGGCCCCTCCGCCGCCCGCCGATGCGCCCTCCCCGCCTTCCACACCCCCCGCCCCCGTCCCCGCCCCCACCGTCCCCGCGACCGCCCTCGACGGCGCCGCGAACCGGGTCGTCGGCGGGCGCTACCGGCTGCTGGCCCGGCTCGGGCACGGCGGGATGGGCACGGTGTGGCGGGCCCACGACCAGGTCGTCGACCGTGAGGTGGCCGTCAAGGAGCCCCGCGTACCGGACCACCTGGGCGAGCGTGAACACGCCACCGCGCACCGGCGGATGCAGGTGGAGGCCCGGTCCGCAGCCCGGATCGACCACCCCTCGGTCGTCACCATCCATGACGTCGTCGTGGAGGACGGGCGGCCGTGGATCGTCATGGAGCTGGTGCGCGGCCAGTCGCTCGGCGACCGCCTCCGGGAAGGCATTTTGGACACCCGCGAGGCCGCCAGGATCGGTCTCGCCGTCCTCGACGCCCTGGCCGCCGCCCACAACGCCGGGGTCCTGCACCGGGACGTGAAGCCGGACAACGTGCTGCTCGGCACCGCCGACCGGGTCGTCCTCACCGACTTCGGGATCGCCCAGGTGGAGGGGGAGCAGCGGCTGACGGAGACGGGGGCGTTCGTCGGCTCGCCCGAGTACATCTCGCCGGAGCGGGTCCTCGGCCAGCACCCCGGCCCCGCCTCGGACCTCTGGTCGCTCGGGGTCGTGCTGTACGCGGCCGTCGAGGGCATGTCCCCGTACCGCCGCTCGAACACCCCGGCCACCCTTCAGGCCGTGCTCTCCGCCGAACCGCAGATGCCCGCCCGGGCCACGGGCGCCTTCGGGCCGCTCGTGATGCGGCTGCTCCGCAAGGACCCGGCGGCCCGCCCGACCGCCGCCGAGGTCCGCCAGGTCCTCCAGGAGATCGCCGCCCCTGCGCGCGCCACGGAGGCCTTCGCCGTGAAGGAGGGCGGCAGCAAGTGGGTGCCGCCGGTGCTGCACCGCAACCGGGCCGCCCAGTTCGGCCTGGCGGGCGGGGCGCTGGCGGTCGTCCTGGCGCTGGTCCTCGTCCTGGTCAACCCGTTCGCTGGCGACGGGCCGCCCGAGGGGTGGCAGATCCGGCCGGAGAACGAGGTGCTGTCGGCGGACGTGGCGGTGCCCGAGGAGTACAAGCGGGTGCAGGAGGACGGCGGGGAGCTGGTCTGGTACGCGGACCCCAGTGGCGTCTTCGAGATCGACTTCTGGCACCGGACGCTGAAGAGCGAGGACAGCTCGGACAGCGACAACCCCGGCCCCGACGCGGCGGCCCGCAAGACGTACTACGAGAAGGGCGGGGCCGACACCACACAGATGGAGGACGCCTCCGTCACGTACAAGAAGGTCACGCACCAGGGGCGCGACGCCGTCGAGATGATCACCGACTACATCCCGTACGCCTCCTCCTCCGACGACGACCCGGTGCGCTACCGCTTCCACGAGCTGCTGATCCCCGGCAAGGGCCCGGCCGACCCCTACTGGCATGTGCGGGTGCGGATGCCCGCGAAGGGGCAGGCGGTGAAGGACGGGGCCAAGATCTTCGCCGAGGTCACCGACGGGCTGAAGATTCATGATTCCTGA
- a CDS encoding glycerol-3-phosphate dehydrogenase/oxidase — protein sequence MRTATLGPAERTTALAAMAERELDVLVVGAGVVGAGTALDAATRGLSTGLVEARDWASGTSSRSSKLIHGGLRYLEMLDFALVREALKERGLLLERLAPHLVKPVPFLYPLQHKGWERFYAGSGVALYDAMSVSSGHGRGLPVHRHLTRKHALRVAPALKKDALVGALQYYDAQMDDARFVTELVRTAASYGAQVANRARVIGFLREGERVVGALVQDVEGGKEYEVRAKQVVNATGVWTDDTQGLINERGQFHVRASKGIHLVVPKDRIHSSTGLILRTEKSVLFVIPWGRHWIIGTTDTDWDLDKAHPAASSADIDYLLEHVNSVLNTPLTRDDVQGVYAGLRPLLAGESDATSKLSREHTVAHPAPGLVVVAGGKYTTYRVMAKDAVDEAVHGLDQRVAACVTEDTPLLGAEGYKALWNARARIAARTGLHVVRVEHLLNRYGSMTEEILELILADPTLGEPLPAADDYLRAEIVYAASHEGARHLDDVLTRRTRISIETFDRGTRSARLCAELMAPVLGWDEGQIDREVEHYEKRVEAERESQRQPDDLTADAARLGAPDIVPI from the coding sequence GTGAGGACAGCGACACTGGGACCCGCCGAGCGCACCACCGCGCTCGCCGCCATGGCCGAGCGTGAACTGGACGTGCTGGTCGTGGGGGCGGGCGTCGTCGGCGCGGGCACGGCGCTGGACGCCGCCACCAGAGGACTCTCGACCGGCCTGGTCGAGGCGCGCGACTGGGCGTCCGGCACATCCAGCAGGTCGAGCAAGCTGATCCACGGGGGGCTGCGCTATCTGGAGATGCTGGACTTCGCCCTCGTGCGCGAGGCGCTGAAGGAGCGCGGGCTCCTCCTGGAGCGGCTCGCCCCGCACCTGGTGAAGCCGGTGCCCTTCCTCTACCCGTTGCAGCACAAGGGCTGGGAGCGGTTCTACGCCGGGTCCGGCGTCGCGCTGTACGACGCGATGTCGGTCTCCTCGGGCCACGGCCGGGGTCTGCCCGTCCACCGCCACCTCACCCGCAAGCACGCCCTGCGCGTCGCCCCCGCGCTGAAGAAGGACGCCCTGGTCGGCGCCTTGCAGTATTACGACGCCCAGATGGACGACGCCCGCTTCGTCACCGAGCTGGTCCGCACCGCCGCCTCCTACGGGGCCCAGGTCGCCAACCGCGCCCGGGTGATCGGCTTCCTCCGCGAGGGCGAGCGGGTGGTGGGCGCCCTGGTGCAGGACGTCGAGGGCGGCAAGGAGTACGAGGTCCGGGCCAAGCAGGTCGTCAACGCGACCGGCGTATGGACGGATGACACCCAGGGGCTCATCAACGAGCGCGGACAGTTCCACGTCCGGGCCTCCAAGGGCATCCACCTGGTCGTCCCCAAGGACCGCATCCATTCCTCCACCGGCCTCATCCTGCGCACCGAGAAGTCCGTGCTCTTCGTGATCCCCTGGGGCAGGCACTGGATCATCGGCACCACGGACACCGACTGGGACCTGGACAAGGCCCACCCGGCCGCCTCCAGCGCCGATATCGACTATCTGCTCGAACACGTCAACTCCGTCCTCAACACCCCGCTGACCAGGGACGACGTCCAAGGCGTCTACGCCGGGCTGCGCCCGCTGCTGGCCGGTGAGTCGGACGCCACGAGCAAGCTGTCGCGCGAGCACACCGTCGCCCACCCCGCCCCCGGCCTCGTCGTCGTGGCGGGCGGCAAGTACACGACGTACCGGGTCATGGCCAAGGACGCGGTGGACGAGGCGGTGCACGGACTCGACCAGCGGGTCGCCGCCTGCGTCACCGAGGACACCCCGCTGCTGGGCGCCGAGGGATACAAGGCCCTGTGGAACGCGCGGGCCAGGATCGCGGCCCGCACCGGCCTCCATGTCGTCCGGGTGGAGCACCTGCTCAACCGGTACGGCTCAATGACGGAGGAAATTCTGGAACTGATCCTGGCCGACCCCACCCTGGGCGAACCGCTGCCGGCCGCCGACGACTATCTCCGCGCCGAGATCGTCTACGCCGCCTCCCACGAGGGCGCCCGGCACCTGGACGACGTCCTCACCCGGCGGACCCGGATCTCCATCGAGACCTTCGACCGGGGCACCCGCAGCGCCCGCCTCTGCGCGGAGCTGATGGCGCCGGTGCTGGGCTGGGACGAGGGGCAGATCGACCGGGAGGTGGAGCACTACGAGAAGCGGGTGGAGGCCGAGCGCGAGTCGCAGCGCCAGCCCGACGACCTCACCGCCGACGCGGCGCGGCTCGGTGCGCCGGACATCGTGCCGATCTAG
- a CDS encoding protein kinase, which produces MDDYAGRVLADRYRLPLPPSDGFELVETRAFDTYSGQEVLVRQVPLPEIVDAEVLDADGRSSAGGRTTGRAVRRSTDPAVRRAIEAAQAAAQVPDHPRLDQVFDVFAEAGSLWIVSELVAARPLAALLAERPLNPYRAAEIGSDVLTALRVLHTHGWTHRNITARTVLVCDDGRVMLTGLAAGAAEEALCGYAPEPLPDDEPAGETYGGRSDAYGSASDAYDGASETYEAPGGYEAPGVGAADDTLGIPVVEAVDADEPGELPDGRPGGPEGRRAYSLPPGESYDSQELPLVPPYVRAQPPQDDAYRPDRGEGRAPWGPGAREAREAPGVHEAPGAQEAYGAPDGQNHAPDASGSRDRAPGTPGGQELVPRPATPAVPYTAAPRPPAEPGAASAAQLRAARAGAIAAYRAGARAAARVTEDRQQAAGSTPANLAKETQEPQGPQQYAPGILPVQRPEPGTSEPGPHANTPHANTPSDNAPQATPPGTTASDVSAPQATAPGVTTPGATDPGTTAPGATTPGTSAPDATTPGTTTPAPTSAGLPGPRLTAPWGSPPEDPYDDDDDEDDEEGPRPPRRVHLAGTWDDGPGAGRPVPAGGSGADALRADSRRPAQAAIAPATRLPAERAPSSAWEEAVAGSRKAAVYRGPATPLAAERARQARIAVVGPVTERWAPEQAGPVHDNWQLAPPIGPSTDLWALGALLYRAVQGHAPYPEENAAELVQMVCAEPPAFAEECGALRPVVESLLRQDPTERPDFEELRGWLRSLVRSAPEPEAGADVVPLPAPDATRLPVVRRRGELVRRRRGRFGSGSTHGRHRQGKRQRQQLEKQRAAERHDLRQPPPRHESLLPPDPEQGRAHPVDAWEPRPSRAPREPKGPRVLREPARPRDGRSPRKLGRLLLILVLLLMAAAIAYAFMFMPKQEPGTQQGAPGQPTNSAAPPPAASGSPAPSDGTSTDPGSQQPQTSRSAVALAPGYVLRKDAEGFEVGVPKDWQRSPANADRQIRYGSDGFTLLVVPGRDTVKAAGGDPLDYQRVKEPELQPFRDSGWSTSSGLRRVDVGRQAMAEGQFTWLESGGREVFARNLVMIVDGRYHIVQVIGPVNDRDKVTEIYQQAIASYRVNP; this is translated from the coding sequence GTGGACGACTACGCGGGTCGGGTGCTTGCCGACCGCTACCGCCTTCCGCTGCCCCCGTCCGACGGGTTCGAACTGGTCGAGACCCGGGCGTTCGACACCTACAGCGGCCAGGAAGTCCTCGTCCGCCAGGTGCCGTTGCCGGAGATCGTGGACGCCGAGGTACTGGACGCCGACGGCCGGTCGTCGGCTGGCGGCCGCACCACCGGGCGGGCGGTGCGCCGCAGTACGGACCCCGCGGTCCGGCGGGCGATCGAGGCCGCGCAGGCCGCCGCCCAGGTGCCCGACCACCCCCGGCTGGACCAGGTCTTCGACGTGTTCGCGGAGGCGGGCTCGCTCTGGATAGTCAGCGAGCTGGTCGCGGCCCGCCCGCTCGCCGCGCTCCTCGCCGAACGCCCCTTGAACCCTTACCGGGCCGCCGAGATCGGCTCCGACGTGCTCACCGCGCTGCGGGTGCTCCACACGCACGGCTGGACCCACCGCAACATCACCGCCCGCACGGTCCTGGTCTGCGACGACGGCCGCGTGATGCTCACCGGCCTGGCAGCGGGCGCCGCCGAGGAGGCGCTCTGCGGGTACGCCCCCGAGCCGCTGCCCGACGACGAGCCGGCGGGGGAGACGTACGGGGGGCGGTCGGACGCGTACGGGTCGGCGTCGGACGCGTATGACGGGGCGTCGGAGACGTACGAGGCGCCGGGGGGCTATGAGGCGCCCGGGGTCGGTGCGGCCGACGACACCCTCGGGATACCGGTCGTCGAGGCGGTCGACGCCGACGAGCCGGGTGAGCTGCCGGACGGGCGGCCCGGAGGGCCGGAGGGCCGGAGGGCCTACTCGCTGCCGCCGGGCGAGAGCTACGACAGCCAGGAACTCCCGCTCGTACCGCCGTATGTACGGGCACAGCCGCCGCAGGACGACGCGTACCGGCCGGACCGGGGCGAGGGGCGGGCGCCCTGGGGCCCCGGGGCGCGTGAGGCCCGTGAGGCGCCCGGTGTCCACGAGGCGCCCGGAGCACAGGAGGCGTACGGGGCGCCCGACGGCCAGAACCACGCCCCGGACGCGTCCGGCAGCCGGGACCGAGCACCGGGCACGCCCGGCGGGCAGGAGCTCGTTCCCCGGCCCGCCACGCCCGCCGTGCCCTACACCGCCGCCCCCAGGCCCCCCGCCGAGCCGGGAGCCGCGAGTGCCGCTCAGTTGCGGGCCGCGCGCGCCGGGGCGATCGCCGCCTACCGGGCCGGTGCCCGCGCCGCCGCCCGGGTCACCGAGGACCGCCAGCAGGCGGCCGGGAGCACCCCCGCGAACCTTGCGAAGGAGACGCAGGAGCCGCAAGGCCCGCAGCAGTACGCGCCCGGCATCCTGCCCGTCCAGCGCCCCGAGCCCGGCACCTCCGAGCCGGGCCCCCACGCCAACACCCCCCACGCCAACACCCCCTCCGACAACGCCCCCCAGGCCACGCCCCCCGGAACAACCGCCTCCGACGTCAGCGCCCCCCAAGCCACGGCCCCGGGCGTCACCACCCCAGGAGCCACCGACCCCGGCACCACGGCCCCCGGAGCCACCACCCCCGGCACGTCCGCCCCTGACGCCACCACCCCAGGAACCACCACCCCCGCCCCCACCTCCGCCGGCCTCCCCGGCCCCCGTCTCACCGCTCCCTGGGGCAGCCCCCCCGAGGATCCCTACGACGACGATGACGACGAGGACGACGAGGAGGGCCCCCGCCCGCCCCGCCGCGTCCACCTCGCCGGGACCTGGGACGACGGGCCCGGCGCCGGGCGGCCCGTGCCCGCGGGCGGCTCCGGCGCGGACGCGCTGCGTGCCGACTCCCGCCGCCCCGCGCAGGCGGCCATCGCCCCCGCCACCCGGCTCCCGGCCGAGCGGGCCCCCTCCAGCGCCTGGGAGGAGGCCGTCGCGGGCAGCCGTAAGGCCGCCGTCTACCGGGGCCCCGCCACCCCGCTCGCCGCCGAGCGCGCCCGGCAGGCCCGGATCGCCGTCGTCGGGCCCGTCACCGAGCGCTGGGCGCCCGAGCAGGCCGGTCCCGTCCACGACAACTGGCAGCTCGCGCCGCCCATCGGCCCCTCCACCGACCTGTGGGCGCTCGGCGCGCTGCTCTACCGCGCGGTCCAGGGCCACGCCCCCTACCCCGAGGAGAACGCGGCCGAGCTGGTCCAGATGGTCTGCGCCGAGCCGCCCGCCTTCGCCGAGGAGTGCGGCGCGCTGCGGCCCGTAGTCGAGTCGCTGCTGCGCCAGGACCCCACCGAGCGGCCGGACTTCGAGGAGCTGCGCGGCTGGCTGCGCTCGCTCGTGCGGTCCGCCCCCGAGCCGGAGGCGGGCGCCGACGTCGTCCCGCTGCCCGCGCCCGACGCCACCCGGCTCCCCGTCGTACGCCGCCGGGGCGAGCTGGTCCGCAGGCGCCGGGGCCGGTTCGGCTCGGGCTCCACGCACGGCCGCCACCGGCAGGGCAAGCGGCAGCGGCAGCAGCTGGAGAAGCAGCGCGCCGCCGAACGCCACGACCTGCGGCAGCCGCCGCCGCGCCACGAGTCGCTGCTGCCCCCCGATCCCGAGCAGGGCCGAGCCCACCCCGTCGACGCCTGGGAACCCCGCCCGTCCCGCGCACCCCGTGAGCCCAAGGGCCCCAGGGTGCTGCGCGAGCCCGCCCGGCCGCGCGACGGGCGCTCGCCGCGCAAGCTCGGCCGGCTGCTGCTGATCCTGGTCCTGCTGCTGATGGCCGCGGCGATCGCGTACGCCTTCATGTTCATGCCGAAGCAGGAGCCGGGCACGCAGCAGGGCGCGCCCGGACAGCCCACGAACTCCGCCGCGCCGCCCCCCGCCGCCTCCGGCTCGCCCGCCCCCTCCGACGGGACGAGCACCGACCCCGGCTCCCAGCAGCCGCAGACCAGCCGCTCCGCCGTGGCCCTCGCCCCCGGCTATGTGCTCCGCAAGGACGCGGAGGGCTTCGAGGTCGGCGTACCGAAGGACTGGCAGCGCAGCCCCGCCAACGCGGACCGTCAGATCCGGTACGGCAGCGACGGGTTCACGCTCCTCGTGGTGCCCGGCCGGGACACCGTGAAGGCGGCGGGCGGCGACCCGCTGGACTACCAGCGCGTCAAGGAGCCCGAACTCCAGCCGTTCCGGGACTCCGGCTGGTCCACCTCGTCCGGTCTGCGCCGGGTCGACGTGGGCCGACAGGCCATGGCCGAGGGGCAGTTCACCTGGCTGGAGAGCGGCGGCCGTGAGGTGTTCGCCCGTAACCTCGTGATGATCGTCGACGGCCGCTACCACATCGTCCAGGTCATCGGGCCGGTGAACGACCGCGACAAGGTCACCGAGATCTACCAGCAGGCCATCGCCTCCTACCGGGTCAACCCCTGA